The genomic interval GGCCGCCCGGTTCGGTGTTGTCTGGGGATCATGCGGCGCGAGGACGGGCGGCCCGGCCCTCAGGACGACGTCGAGGCGGACCTCGACGAGCTGTACGCGCTGCCGCCGTCGGACTTCGTCGCCCGGCGGGAGGAACGCCCGGCGCGCGCCCGGACGCCGCGTACGGAGACGGAGTCGGCGGCCGCGAGGAAGAACGGGGCGGCCGAGCGGGAGGAGGCGCGGGCCGCCGAGGCGCGGCGGCGCGCGGCCCGCGGGGAGGTCCGGCACGCGCCGGGCCGGGCGGGTGAGCGGGGGCGGGGGGCCGGTGAGCGTGCGGCGGCCCTGGAGGAACAGCTCGCCCGGGCCCGTACGGGGCCGGAGCGGACGCGGGCGGAGCTCGCGAGCCGCGGGAGCGCGACCGGACGGCCGAGAGGGAACCGGTCGGCGGCCGAGTGTGCGGCGGCCGCCGCCGCGCGCCGGGCCGAACGGTCGGAGGGGGACGGCACATGACCGGGCGCGGCGGACCGCGGGGCGGGGAGAGACGGGCGTGGCGCTCCGGGTGCCCGGGGACCGCATTCGCCCGCGGGGGTGGCCGGGCGGAGGCGCCTGGACGGAGCGGAGCACGGGAGGTGCGACACGTGACGGAGCGGGCCGCCCGCCGGACGGGGAACGCGGGATGACGCGGGACACGACGGGCCGCGGGATCACCCCGGCGGCACCGGCGTCGCTGGGCTCGCTGCTGGCGTCCCTCGACACAGGCGCGTACGTGGTGGACGCGAACGGCGCGGTCGTGGCCGTGAACGCGCACGCCGAGAAGCTGCTGGCGCGGCCGGCCGGGGAGCTCCTCGGCCGTGACGCGCACGAGCTGCTGCACCGCAGCCGGTACGGCGCCTCCCTGCCGCGCGCCCAGTGCGGGATGCGCCGGGCCTACATGGCGGGCCGGACGGTGCAGTCCGACGAGGAGTGGTTCGAGCGCGGCGACGGTTCGCTCCTCCCGGTGTCCTGGCTGGTCACCCCGTGCCGCACGGACGACGGGGCGGAACGCACCCTGGTGCTCTTCCACGCGCCGCACGACCCGGAGGAGACGCGCACCCCGGGCAACCGGTTCGGCAGCCCGCTGCCCGAGCTGGAGCGGCTGGCCCTGCTGGCGGAGACCACCACCCAGCTCACCGCCACCCTGGACGTCGAGCAGGCGCTGCGCAGGCTGGTGCGGCTGGTCGTGCCGCAGCTCGCCGACTGGGCGGTCGTCGACCTGGTCACCGAGCGCGGCGGGGTGCGCCGGTCGGCCGTGGTCCACGCGCAGGACGGCGGTCTGGTGCGGCGCGAGGACCTCGAGGGCCCCCTCTCCCCCGTCCCGGAGGACTCGTTGCTGCCCCTGGCGCGGGCGTTGCGCGGGGTCTCCCCCGCGCTGGCCGACCCCTCCCTCCACCTGAGGCCGGACTCCCTTCTCGGGTCGGAGCAGCGCCGCCTGTTCGCGGAGACCGGCATCCACTCGGCGGCCATCGCGCCGATACGGGGCGTGCGCGAGGTGCTGGGCGCCCTGACCCTGGGCCGCGCCGAGCGGCCGGAGGCGTTCACCGTGGACGACCTGCCGCTGCTGGAGGACATCTCCCGGCGGGCCGGGCTGGCGCTGGACAACGCCCGGCTCTACGAGCGGCAGCGCAAGGTGGCCGAGACGATGCAGCGTCACCTGCTGCCGCAGCTCCCGCACGTGCCCGGGCTGGAGATGAGCGCCCGGTACGTGGCCGCGCCGGACGCCTCCGAGGTGGGCGGCGACTGGTACGACGCGTTCGTGCTGCCGGACGGGGCGACGGCGCTGGCCGTCGGGGACGTCGTCGGGCACGACCTGGACGCGGCGGCGGGCATGGCGCAGATGCGCAACGTGCTGAGGGCCTACGCGTGGGCCCAGGAGGAGCCGCCCAGCGCCATCGTCTCCCGGCTGGACCGGGCGACCGTGCACATCACCGACGTCACCATGGCGACCCTGTTGTTCGCCCGCATGTCCCGTACGGAGGACGGGCGGTGGAAGCTGGTGTGGACCAACGCGGGCCATCCTCCCCCGCTGCTGGTCACGCGGGACGGCGAGGCGCGTTACCTCACCGACGGGCACGGCATGCTGATCGGCACCGGCACGGACCGTCCCCGCCCCGACGGGGAGACCGAACTACCGCCCGGTGCCACGTTGTTGTTCTACACGGACGGCCTGATCGAGGAGCCGAGCCGTTCCCTGGACGAGGGGCTGGAGCTGCTGCGCGGGCACGCGGCCGCCCTGGCGGAGCACCCGCCGGCCCGGTTCACCGACCTGGTGCTGGAGCGGACCCGCCCGGCCGGCAACGACGACGACGTCGCCCTGCTCACCGTGCGCGTCCCCGCCGCGTAGGGGTCACCCGGGAACGACGGCGGGACCGGCGGCCGAACAGTGGCCAAAAACTTGGCATAGACCTGCCATGATCCACTCGCTAGGCTCACCCTCACTCGGGTGAGAGCGCTCTCACCATGTCTGTTCCACCCCCACCTCCGCGGGAACGACGAAGGGCCACCTTCCATGAGACGACGCACCGGACTCACGCATGCGGCCGTGGCCGCCGCCCTGCTGATCGGCAGCTGGGCGGCGGCGGGCACGCTCCCCGCCTCGGCACAGGAGGCTCCTGCCTCCGCGACGGCCGACGCATCCGCACCCGCCTCCCCCGGGCTGCTCGGCGCGATGCAGCGCGACCTCGGCCTGACCCGCGCCGAGGCGGAGGACCGCCTGGCCGCCGAGCGCGCGGCGACCGCCCTGGCGCCCCAGGCGCGCGAGACCGCCGGGTCCGCCTACGGCGGCGCCTGGTTCGACGCGGGCAGCGGCAGACTGACCGTCGCCGTCACCCCGGACGCCGGCGCCACGACCGTGCGCGCCCTGCGCGAGTCCGGCGCCGCCGTCCGCACCGTCGAGCACACCGAACGCCGGCTGGACGCGGTCAAGTCCCGCCTCGACCGCCTCGACGCCCCCGCGGGCGTGGCCAGTTGGTCCGTCGACCCGGCCGCCAACGCGGTCGTGGTGAACGTGGTCGAGGACCAGCGGGGCGACAACGATGTCCGCGCCTTCGTGGCCGAGGCACGCGAGGCCGGCCCGGTGACCGTGCGGACGGTGGCGGACGCGCCGTCCACGTTCGCCGCCGGCACGGTCGGCGGCGACCCGTACTACACGGGCAACGTCCGCTGCTCCATCGGCTTCTCGGTGCACGGCGGCTTCGTCACCGCCGGGCACTGCGGCCGGGCCGGGCAGCAGGTGCGGGGCTGGGACGGCTCGTACATCGGGAACTTCCAGGGGTCCTCCTTCCCGGGTGACGACTACGCCTGGGTCAACGTGGGCAGCGGCTGGTGGACGGTGCCGGTGGTGCTCGGCTGGGGCACCGTGCCGGACCAGCTGGTGCGCGGCTCGGCCGAGGCGCCGGTCGGCGCCTCGGTCTGCCGCTCGGGTTCGACCACCCGCTGGCACTGCGGCCGGGTGCTCGCCAAGAACGAGACGGTCAACTACGCCGAGGGCGCGGTGCACCAGATGACGAAGACGAGCGTGTGCGCCGAGGGCGGCGACTCGGGCGGTTCGTACCTCAGCGGCGACCAGGCGCAGGGCGTCACCTCCGGCGGCTGGGGCAACTGCTCCGGCGGGGGTGAGACCTGGTTCCAGCCGGTCAACGAGATCCTCAACCGCTACGGGCTGACACTGCACACGGCCTGACACCGCCTCCGGCACGCGCGGGTCCCGCCGAACTCCTCGGCGGGACCCGCTGCTCGTGCCGTCCGGACGCCTCGCGGTCCGCCGTCCGCCGTCCGCCGTCCGCAAGAGTTACCGGTCCGTAACTCACTCGCGGGTTACCGGCGGTAAGTGAGCGCTGTTAGTTTTCGGTTCCATCTTCTGCAGCCGCAGCGAGGAGAGAGCCGTGAGCCGTATCAGCAGCGTGCTGACCGCCGTCGTCGCGACGACGGCCTGCGTGTGCGCGTCCGCGTCGCCCGCCGCGGCGACCGACCCGGTCGTGTCACGGGGCGTCACCATCCCCGCCTTCTACACCCCGCCCGCCGAACTCCCGTCGGGGAGCGGCAAGCTGATCCGCCACGAGCCCCTGCGCCTCGGGCTGAGCCTGCCCGGCCTGGACGGCCGCCGGCTGCCGGGCACCGCCACCCGCCTGATGTACACCTCGACCGACTCGGGCGGCGAGCCGGTCGCCGTCACCGGCGCCTACATCGAGCCGTCCGCCGACTGGAAGGGCGCGGGACCCCGCCCCCTGGTCGTCGTCGGCTCCGGCACCATGGGCCAGGGCGACCAGTGCGCCCCCTCCCTCGCCCTGGAGAACCCGCTGACCCTCACCGGGGAGACCGTCTCCTTCGGGTACGAGACCCTCGCGGTCCACCGGCTGCTCTCCACCGGCGCGGCGGTCGTCGTCACCGACTACGTCGGCCTCGGCGCCACCGACCGGCTGCACACCTACGTCAACCGCGTCGACGAGGGCCACGCCATGCTGGACGCGGCCCGTGCGGCGCGTTCCGTGCCCGGCGCGTCCGTCACCGCCGCCTCCCGGGTGGGAATGTACGGGTACAGCCAGGGCGGCGGGGCCAGCGCCTCCGCGGCCGAACTCCAGCGCACCTACGCGCCCGACGTCCCGCTCGTCGGCACCTACAGCGGCGCCCCGCCCGCGGACCTGACCGAAGTCACCAAGGGCATCGACGGCAGCGCGCTGGCCGGTGCGCTGGGCTGGTCCGTCAACGGCTTCGCCCAGGCCTCGCCGGCGCTGCGGGAGGTCGTCGAGGCGAACATGAACGACACCGGACGCAAGGCGCTGGAGGACATCTCCACCACCTGTGTGGGCGACGCGATCCTGGGCTACGGCTTCACCAGGAGCACCGAGTGGACGAAGAGCGGCAAGTCCATCGGCGAGGTCATCGCCGGTGAGCCCGCCGCCCGGGCCGTCCTGGACGACCAGCGCCTCGGACGGCTGCGGCCCACCGGTCCGGTCCGCGTGGTGACGGGCGTGCAGGACGACATCGTGCCGCACGCGCAGGCGCGGCAACTGGCCGTGGACTGGTGCGAGAAGGGCGGCGACGTCACCTACAAGGCGGTACGGCTGCCGAACCTGGGCGACAAGCTGCTCACCAACCACCTGGCGCCGCTGCTGACCGACCAGGGTGACGCGGTGGACTGGCTGACCGACCGGCTCGAGGGCAAGGCCACGAGCTCCAACTGCTGGACCATGCCCGCGCAGCCGTGAACGCCGTGCGACGACACGAGCCCCGTCCCGCGACCGCGGGACGGGGCTCGTGAGCGGAGCGCTGGGCAGGCCTTGCACCTGCATCTCCCCGCAGGAAGCGGGGCGTCTTTCCTTGGACCACCAACGCACGGCCGGGCGGCGGGGTTTCGTCCTCGCCGTGACCTGGGACAACCATAGCGGGGATCGCCTCAGTAGTCACATCGGTCACATGAACAGCGCGGCGGGGGCGCGGGCGAACTTCTCCTCGACCTCCGCCCGCTCGGCCGCGTTCGGCCGGGCGGAGTCGCAGGACGGCCCGGCGCTGGCGCCCGACATCAGGCGGGAGCACGGGCCGGGCTTGCGGTCCGGCAGGCCCAGGATGTGGCCCAGTTCGTGCGCGGCGATACGGACCGTGGAGTGGCCCTGCGCCACCGCCTCCCGTCCGAAGTGGACGATGCCGTTGCCCAGGCCTCCGGGCACGGCGCGCGGCCAGCCGTCGTCGACGACGATCCGGATGTCGGCGCGGTCGCCGGATTCCACCGGACGCAGTTCCACGGCGTCGACGCTGTCGTTCCACACCGCCGCTCCCCGGTCGACGGCGGACGCGAACTCCCCGGCGCCGCTCGTGTCGTAGGTGAGCACCCGGGTCCGACCCGCGGGCGCCGCCGTGTCCGCGGTCCCGGCCGCCCCGTCCTGCCCGCCCTCCACGGGCCCGGCCAGGACGAGCACGGCGGCCACGGCGCCGGTGAGCGTACGGACCCGCATGATCGACCTCCTGTGGGGGGAAGGCGGCGGTGGAAGTGCCGCTGGGGAGCGGCTTCCCGCCGCCCGGCCGGTCAATCACCGGCCCCCGGCGATTCAGAAGCCCCGCTGCTCAATCCCATGCGACGTACCGGTTGGACTTCCGGATCGCTCGGGGGCACTGTGGGCCCAGGATCGACACCGTCCCGCCGGGACACCCCGCTCGCACCACCGGAGACCGCGCCGATGAACCACCTCGCCTCCCCTGACCGCTACGACGGCGCCATGCGCTATCGGCGCACCGGGCGCTCGGGGCTCGACCTGCCCCTGCTGTCGCTCGGCTACTGGCACAACTTCGGCGACGACCGGTCCTTCGAGAGCCAGCGGGCCATCGCGCTGCGCGCCTTCGACCTGGGCGTCACCCACCACGACCTGGCCAACAACTACGGCCCGCCCTACGGCTCCGCCGAGATCAACTTCGGCCGGCTGATGAAGCGGGACCTGGCCCCCTACCGGGACGAGATGGTGATCTCCACCAAGGCCGGCTGGGACATGTGGCCCGGCCCCTACGGCCAGGGCGGCGGCTCCCGGAAGTACCTGCTCGCCTCGCTGGACCAGTCCCTGAAGCGCATGGGGCTGGAGTACGTGGACATCTTCTACTCGCACCGGCTGGACGCCACCACGCCGCTCGAGGAGACCATGGGCGCCCTGGACACCGCGGTGCGGCAGGGCAAGGCGCTCTACGTCGGCATCTCCTCGTACGACGCCGAGCGCAGCCGTCAGGCCGCGGAGATCCTGCGCGACCTGGGCACCCCGCTGCTGATCCACCAGCCGTCGTACAACATGCTCAACCGCTGGATCGAGACGGACGGGCTGCTGGACGTGGCGCAGGAGCAGGGCTTCGGCGTCATCGGGTTCACCGCCCTCGCCCAGGGGCTGCTCACCGGCCGCTACCTGGACGGCGTGCCGCGGGACTCGCGGGCCGCGGCGGGCACCTCGTTCGACGCGGGCTGGCTGACGGACGACATGCTGCGCAGGCTGCGGGCGCTGAACGGCATCGCGGCCCGGCGCGGGCAGACCCTGGCGCAGATGGCCCTGGCCTGGGCGCTGCGGGACCCCCGCGTGACCTCGCTGGTCATCGGCGCCTCGCGCACCGAGCAGCTGGAGCAGAACGTGGCCGCGCTGGAGAACCTCGACTTCACCGCCGAGGAGCTGGCCGAGATCGACTCGTACGCCACGGACGGCGGCGTCGACCTGTGGCGGGACGCCCGCCTCGGCGCGCTCGGCTGACCCGCGGCCGGGCGGGAGGACGTGTGCCCCGCCCGGTTCTGGGAACTGAGGTGCGGAGACCCGCTTGGCCCCCCATCTCCCGGACGGCCGCACATGCAGACCTTCCTGCCTTACCCCGACTTCTGCGGATCCGCGCTGGTCCTCGACCGCAAGCGGCTCGGCAAACAGCGGGTGGAGGCGCTCCAGGTGCTGCGCGGGCTGATCGTCCCCGGCTACGGCTGGCGCCGCCATCCCGCGGTGCGCATGTGGACCGGCTACGAGGAGGCGCTGGTGCGCTACGGCCTGGAGATCTGCCGGGTGTGGCGCGAGCGGGGCCACCAGGACAGCTGCGCGGCCACCCTGGTCGCCGATCTCGCCACGGTCCGGCCCGGGGCGCCGGTGCGCGGCCAGGAGGAGCTGGCACAGGCCGGTGAGCTGCCGCCGTGGCTCGGCGACGAGGCCGTGCACCGCAGTCACCGCTCCGCGCTGGTGCGCAAGGACCCGGACGTGTACCGGGAGCTGTTCCCCGGTGAGCCGGACGACCTGCCGTACGTCTGGCCGTCCTCCGACCGCGACCCGGAGGCGGCGGCCGGCTGAGCCCCGGCCGCCCCTCCCGCGGAGGCGTGCCGGGGCGTCAGCGGTGCGTCAGCGGGAGGACAGGTACTCCTCCACGCCCGGTGCGGCGTGCGCGTCCTCGGCGTTCACCACGCCGCCGACCGCCTTCGCGTCGGGCTTGAGCACGTACG from Streptomyces sp. DH-12 carries:
- a CDS encoding SpoIIE family protein phosphatase is translated as MTRDTTGRGITPAAPASLGSLLASLDTGAYVVDANGAVVAVNAHAEKLLARPAGELLGRDAHELLHRSRYGASLPRAQCGMRRAYMAGRTVQSDEEWFERGDGSLLPVSWLVTPCRTDDGAERTLVLFHAPHDPEETRTPGNRFGSPLPELERLALLAETTTQLTATLDVEQALRRLVRLVVPQLADWAVVDLVTERGGVRRSAVVHAQDGGLVRREDLEGPLSPVPEDSLLPLARALRGVSPALADPSLHLRPDSLLGSEQRRLFAETGIHSAAIAPIRGVREVLGALTLGRAERPEAFTVDDLPLLEDISRRAGLALDNARLYERQRKVAETMQRHLLPQLPHVPGLEMSARYVAAPDASEVGGDWYDAFVLPDGATALAVGDVVGHDLDAAAGMAQMRNVLRAYAWAQEEPPSAIVSRLDRATVHITDVTMATLLFARMSRTEDGRWKLVWTNAGHPPPLLVTRDGEARYLTDGHGMLIGTGTDRPRPDGETELPPGATLLFYTDGLIEEPSRSLDEGLELLRGHAAALAEHPPARFTDLVLERTRPAGNDDDVALLTVRVPAA
- a CDS encoding S1 family peptidase; the protein is MRRRTGLTHAAVAAALLIGSWAAAGTLPASAQEAPASATADASAPASPGLLGAMQRDLGLTRAEAEDRLAAERAATALAPQARETAGSAYGGAWFDAGSGRLTVAVTPDAGATTVRALRESGAAVRTVEHTERRLDAVKSRLDRLDAPAGVASWSVDPAANAVVVNVVEDQRGDNDVRAFVAEAREAGPVTVRTVADAPSTFAAGTVGGDPYYTGNVRCSIGFSVHGGFVTAGHCGRAGQQVRGWDGSYIGNFQGSSFPGDDYAWVNVGSGWWTVPVVLGWGTVPDQLVRGSAEAPVGASVCRSGSTTRWHCGRVLAKNETVNYAEGAVHQMTKTSVCAEGGDSGGSYLSGDQAQGVTSGGWGNCSGGGETWFQPVNEILNRYGLTLHTA
- a CDS encoding lipase family protein, producing MSRISSVLTAVVATTACVCASASPAAATDPVVSRGVTIPAFYTPPAELPSGSGKLIRHEPLRLGLSLPGLDGRRLPGTATRLMYTSTDSGGEPVAVTGAYIEPSADWKGAGPRPLVVVGSGTMGQGDQCAPSLALENPLTLTGETVSFGYETLAVHRLLSTGAAVVVTDYVGLGATDRLHTYVNRVDEGHAMLDAARAARSVPGASVTAASRVGMYGYSQGGGASASAAELQRTYAPDVPLVGTYSGAPPADLTEVTKGIDGSALAGALGWSVNGFAQASPALREVVEANMNDTGRKALEDISTTCVGDAILGYGFTRSTEWTKSGKSIGEVIAGEPAARAVLDDQRLGRLRPTGPVRVVTGVQDDIVPHAQARQLAVDWCEKGGDVTYKAVRLPNLGDKLLTNHLAPLLTDQGDAVDWLTDRLEGKATSSNCWTMPAQP
- a CDS encoding snapalysin family zinc-dependent metalloprotease — encoded protein: MRVRTLTGAVAAVLVLAGPVEGGQDGAAGTADTAAPAGRTRVLTYDTSGAGEFASAVDRGAAVWNDSVDAVELRPVESGDRADIRIVVDDGWPRAVPGGLGNGIVHFGREAVAQGHSTVRIAAHELGHILGLPDRKPGPCSRLMSGASAGPSCDSARPNAAERAEVEEKFARAPAALFM
- the mgrA gene encoding L-glyceraldehyde 3-phosphate reductase; its protein translation is MNHLASPDRYDGAMRYRRTGRSGLDLPLLSLGYWHNFGDDRSFESQRAIALRAFDLGVTHHDLANNYGPPYGSAEINFGRLMKRDLAPYRDEMVISTKAGWDMWPGPYGQGGGSRKYLLASLDQSLKRMGLEYVDIFYSHRLDATTPLEETMGALDTAVRQGKALYVGISSYDAERSRQAAEILRDLGTPLLIHQPSYNMLNRWIETDGLLDVAQEQGFGVIGFTALAQGLLTGRYLDGVPRDSRAAAGTSFDAGWLTDDMLRRLRALNGIAARRGQTLAQMALAWALRDPRVTSLVIGASRTEQLEQNVAALENLDFTAEELAEIDSYATDGGVDLWRDARLGALG
- a CDS encoding MSMEG_6728 family protein is translated as MQTFLPYPDFCGSALVLDRKRLGKQRVEALQVLRGLIVPGYGWRRHPAVRMWTGYEEALVRYGLEICRVWRERGHQDSCAATLVADLATVRPGAPVRGQEELAQAGELPPWLGDEAVHRSHRSALVRKDPDVYRELFPGEPDDLPYVWPSSDRDPEAAAG